From one Thalassoroseus pseudoceratinae genomic stretch:
- a CDS encoding proline--tRNA ligase, protein MRWSQTLIPTMKEVPADAEVPSHQLMLRAGLIRQLMAGAYTYLPLGYRALRKAEEIVREEMDRINAVELHMPALQPIDLFERTGRLSAFGNVLINFEIPRRDHKVHLALGPTHEEVVTDLMSRQISSYRQLPITVYQIQTKFRNEERPRFGVLRTSEFLMKDAYSFSADTEQLGKIYDQMYNAYCRIFSRCGLEYLPVEAESGPIGGDASHEFMIPAENGEDEIIRCLSCNYAANMERADTGRSAPNIVTPEDAPPLEKVETPGATSIEQVSKMLGAAPEQLVKTLIYLADGKPVGVLLRGDHEANEGKIRRALDATDLELADPKTIETVTGAPVGFAGPVGLKCPVVADHDVPQVVSAITGANAADAHYKHVTIGRDYELDTTFDLRNAAPGDPCPRCQASGEDRGLAIVRGIEVGHVFKLGTKYSEALDATFVDEKEQSHPMIMGCYGIGVNRIIAGLAETCHDENGLIWPLAVAPYSVEIIPLNVSDSDVMDVANRYYDELTAAGVDVLFDDRDQRPGFKFKDADLIGIPLRVVIGGKGLKNGEVELKWRTDDGPTKVPIADGIAKVQELLNQRREQELEKVPS, encoded by the coding sequence GTGCGTTGGTCGCAAACGTTGATTCCGACAATGAAGGAAGTTCCCGCCGACGCGGAGGTCCCGTCTCACCAACTCATGTTGCGAGCTGGATTGATTCGGCAATTGATGGCAGGGGCGTACACCTATCTGCCATTGGGGTATCGGGCGTTGCGGAAAGCGGAAGAGATTGTCCGCGAAGAGATGGACCGCATCAACGCCGTCGAATTGCATATGCCGGCATTGCAACCCATCGACCTGTTCGAACGCACGGGCCGGCTGTCGGCGTTCGGGAATGTGCTGATCAACTTCGAAATTCCACGACGGGATCACAAAGTGCACCTCGCCTTGGGGCCGACGCACGAGGAAGTCGTTACGGACTTAATGTCCCGTCAGATCAGCAGTTACCGTCAGTTGCCGATCACGGTTTACCAGATTCAAACCAAGTTTCGGAACGAAGAGCGTCCTCGGTTTGGTGTGCTGCGGACGAGCGAATTTCTGATGAAAGACGCTTACAGCTTCTCGGCAGACACCGAGCAACTCGGCAAGATTTACGACCAGATGTACAACGCCTATTGCCGGATCTTCTCGCGGTGTGGCTTGGAATACTTGCCCGTTGAGGCCGAAAGTGGACCGATCGGCGGAGATGCCTCGCACGAATTCATGATTCCCGCCGAAAACGGGGAAGACGAAATCATTCGCTGCCTGTCGTGCAACTACGCCGCCAATATGGAACGGGCGGACACTGGGCGATCCGCTCCAAACATCGTGACGCCGGAGGATGCCCCACCACTCGAAAAAGTCGAGACGCCTGGGGCCACGAGCATCGAGCAGGTTTCCAAAATGTTGGGGGCCGCACCGGAGCAGTTGGTCAAAACGCTGATTTACCTCGCCGATGGTAAGCCGGTCGGTGTGTTGTTGCGGGGGGATCACGAAGCGAACGAAGGCAAAATTCGCCGGGCGCTCGACGCGACTGACCTGGAATTGGCCGATCCGAAAACCATTGAGACCGTCACCGGCGCACCGGTTGGGTTTGCGGGTCCGGTCGGTCTGAAGTGTCCCGTGGTTGCCGATCACGATGTGCCGCAAGTTGTGAGTGCGATCACCGGTGCAAACGCCGCCGACGCCCATTACAAACACGTCACGATCGGCCGGGATTACGAACTCGATACCACATTCGATCTCCGCAACGCTGCCCCGGGCGATCCCTGCCCACGCTGCCAGGCGTCCGGTGAGGATCGTGGGTTGGCCATCGTTCGCGGGATCGAAGTCGGTCACGTCTTCAAACTCGGTACGAAATACAGTGAAGCCTTGGACGCCACTTTCGTGGATGAAAAGGAGCAATCTCATCCGATGATCATGGGCTGCTATGGAATCGGTGTGAACCGCATCATCGCGGGGTTGGCGGAGACGTGTCACGATGAGAATGGATTGATTTGGCCGCTCGCGGTCGCGCCGTATTCCGTCGAGATCATTCCGCTGAACGTCAGCGATTCCGATGTGATGGACGTGGCGAATCGGTATTACGACGAACTCACCGCCGCCGGAGTGGACGTGCTGTTCGACGATCGTGATCAACGTCCCGGCTTCAAGTTCAAAGACGCCGACCTCATTGGCATTCCATTGCGAGTCGTCATCGGCGGCAAAGGATTGAAGAACGGCGAAGTCGAACTCAAGTGGCGAACCGACGACGGCCCCACCAAAGTCCCCATCGCCGACGGCATCGCCAAAGTTCAAGAACTCCTCAATCAACGGCGAGAACAAGAACTCGAAAAAGTTCCTAGCTGA
- a CDS encoding outer membrane protein assembly factor BamB family protein, translating to MQIRGWRALGLLHFAILNLLPLVFFSTSTPHLFAQAPQTPPFQERIVLDTELTTVKQMGAVEDFIRDGQWSDAIEKLRQIRGDQPESLVPIRFGRYVTVDTYADLILANFPPAGLSVYRNRMDAQARRWFVEGRQHDDVELLQKVVDRAFVSSFGDDALFRLGELAWDRGEPAAARDYWQQILPLPEHVPAVPVGKPLPVRRYPDTDLPRAEILGRLVLCSVVQGRLDQARVELAVFEKTYPKAVGYLAGRDGNLAETLTEVIQAAEKWPDLGLGDNVVSFAKNPERNTIYKEPVDVGAELWSTSEWPMSEFSIITPRRGEFRWPPMHYPVVTGDVVLMCDAENIFAFDLETGGPKWPLDANDPDTFAQARIYPPGEPLPQPGPNPEIVGIPRFTLTVAENRVYAKMGTPITSQKSNSIHDIDNQIVCLDLAQLNAADAGEPLAWLVNASEVRTPDDEEAGGQWLFEGSPIVDNGRVFVTMRRSRPQTEIRVVCFDAETATQLWSHTIGAAIFNLNDRRNYASHNLLTVAGNTIFCSTEMGAIAALNTQDGRIRWIVTYESQAIENTDDFSDPQRIGLTPCVFHEGLVFAAPSDSEDVMAINADTGVMQWSQRIRRTQDRILHLLGVVDDRVILSGRQIWGLDRQTGRVAYPQIPRINTPPSTGRGVIAGNVIYRPTHETIERLNTRTGRPVGQPISLRQRGGRGGNLTIASDVLLVAESSRLVAYANVGRIKDEAEKALAANPKSARAWFRLATAESLDQNFAAAAEGFQNAMKFATHHDKFGGQPLLAAARDRRRLALKPLIETAIRENRTTDAITLLEDILKLTHVRSQRSEFHVQLARLIEPINPKKALSIYQQLIQENLDGPTIIDGEQWEHARDRIAHLLEKHGPELRTDYEDTARRALNSAISSRRQTHLERLTVQFPVAGVVSKAMLEAARDAADKDDFKTAFSLWSEIRHSSFSSDIRQAALVDSAEALATNEFWFAAAQTWRELAKEFPSARIGPNARPALEAVPSLLAKPPYLTELGRNNTTPLPWRQSWNRDIPPEALLIVPVGMAPGKSWESVLLQTAELTCLSATDGEPRWSRTWSRPIQWAAYGRRHLLVATDANLTAFELATGDSVWTLNTTSPEAEQSDATFQLVPPYVLVISSQEIVAIDWESGHNVWRQHFPSNLSPVIFADETHIGLQQTRPPRTQFLKTSTGEIISTVEQVDDAGIWQSAPVRLGPREFAVVDVDHHVSTFTFDRRQTAWRYTGPLSHARTSPRLQTAGDALLLFIDGDTVCRLDPETGANRWTTPLGFPPIDNIDTRTVTDENHLWIASQRTLRCLSLTDGKTLWKSAPAGDRSLAIQRHNETLLWLTESATHLLDAKSGQIRQTLPTPQTRWLTTQLGRVLSQQSGRIIGWTGGFHPSNLAATDADNP from the coding sequence ATGCAGATTCGCGGATGGCGTGCCCTTGGGCTTTTACATTTCGCGATCCTCAACCTTCTCCCCTTGGTTTTCTTCTCTACCTCCACTCCGCATCTGTTCGCCCAGGCTCCGCAGACGCCGCCATTTCAAGAGCGGATCGTCCTCGACACCGAACTGACCACCGTCAAGCAGATGGGGGCGGTCGAGGATTTCATCCGAGACGGTCAATGGTCCGACGCGATCGAGAAACTTCGCCAAATCCGAGGCGATCAGCCGGAGAGCCTGGTTCCTATCCGATTCGGTCGCTACGTGACCGTGGACACCTATGCGGATTTGATCCTGGCGAACTTCCCGCCTGCGGGGTTGTCGGTCTACCGAAACCGCATGGATGCCCAAGCCCGGCGATGGTTCGTAGAGGGTCGTCAACACGACGACGTGGAGTTACTCCAGAAAGTCGTTGACCGAGCCTTCGTCAGCAGTTTTGGCGATGATGCGTTGTTCCGTCTTGGGGAATTGGCGTGGGATCGTGGCGAACCGGCTGCTGCTCGTGATTACTGGCAACAGATCCTCCCGCTGCCCGAACATGTCCCGGCAGTTCCTGTCGGCAAACCTCTGCCAGTGCGTCGCTATCCCGACACCGATCTACCACGTGCCGAGATTCTCGGACGTCTTGTGCTTTGTTCCGTCGTGCAAGGACGTTTGGACCAAGCCCGTGTGGAACTGGCCGTGTTCGAGAAGACGTATCCGAAGGCGGTCGGGTATCTGGCTGGTCGTGACGGCAATCTTGCGGAAACTCTGACCGAAGTCATCCAAGCCGCCGAAAAATGGCCCGACCTCGGTTTGGGTGATAATGTGGTTTCCTTCGCCAAGAACCCGGAACGCAACACCATCTACAAAGAGCCGGTTGATGTTGGTGCGGAACTCTGGTCCACTTCCGAATGGCCGATGAGCGAATTTTCGATCATCACTCCCCGACGAGGCGAGTTCCGTTGGCCGCCGATGCATTACCCGGTCGTCACTGGTGATGTGGTGTTGATGTGCGATGCGGAAAACATCTTCGCCTTCGATTTGGAAACCGGCGGCCCGAAATGGCCGCTCGACGCGAACGATCCCGACACGTTCGCCCAAGCCCGGATTTATCCCCCCGGCGAACCGCTTCCGCAGCCTGGGCCGAATCCAGAGATCGTTGGCATCCCACGATTCACGCTGACCGTCGCGGAGAATCGCGTGTACGCCAAAATGGGCACGCCGATTACCAGTCAGAAATCGAATTCGATTCATGACATCGACAACCAAATCGTGTGCTTGGATCTGGCCCAACTCAATGCAGCCGATGCTGGTGAGCCGTTGGCTTGGCTCGTCAACGCGAGTGAAGTCCGCACACCGGACGATGAAGAAGCCGGCGGGCAATGGCTGTTCGAGGGTTCGCCGATTGTCGACAATGGCCGCGTCTTCGTGACCATGCGACGGAGTCGGCCTCAAACCGAAATTCGGGTGGTCTGCTTCGATGCGGAAACCGCGACACAGCTTTGGTCCCACACGATCGGGGCAGCGATTTTCAATTTGAACGATCGTCGGAATTACGCCAGTCACAACCTGCTGACCGTGGCGGGGAACACGATTTTCTGCTCGACGGAAATGGGAGCCATCGCGGCGTTGAACACGCAAGACGGCCGGATCCGCTGGATCGTGACTTATGAATCCCAGGCCATCGAGAACACCGACGATTTCAGCGATCCGCAACGAATCGGACTGACGCCCTGCGTGTTTCACGAGGGTCTTGTCTTTGCCGCTCCGAGTGATTCCGAAGACGTGATGGCGATCAACGCCGACACGGGTGTGATGCAGTGGTCGCAACGCATCCGCCGCACACAAGACCGAATTCTGCACCTCCTTGGCGTGGTGGATGATCGCGTGATCCTCAGCGGTCGGCAAATCTGGGGTCTCGATCGACAAACGGGTCGCGTTGCTTATCCACAAATCCCCCGAATCAACACTCCCCCGAGTACCGGCCGTGGTGTCATTGCGGGCAACGTGATCTATCGGCCGACCCACGAGACCATTGAACGGCTCAACACCCGCACGGGGCGACCAGTCGGTCAACCGATTTCCTTGCGTCAACGCGGTGGACGGGGCGGTAATTTGACCATCGCCAGTGACGTCCTTTTGGTCGCTGAGTCTTCGCGTCTGGTTGCATACGCAAATGTTGGCCGGATCAAAGACGAAGCGGAAAAAGCTCTCGCCGCGAACCCGAAGTCTGCACGGGCTTGGTTTCGATTGGCGACGGCGGAATCGCTTGATCAGAACTTTGCGGCGGCTGCGGAAGGCTTCCAAAATGCAATGAAGTTCGCAACGCATCACGACAAATTCGGCGGACAACCGCTATTGGCCGCCGCACGAGATCGACGGCGGCTCGCATTGAAACCCCTGATCGAAACCGCCATTCGCGAAAATCGAACCACCGATGCCATCACGCTTCTTGAAGACATCTTGAAACTCACGCATGTCAGATCGCAGCGAAGCGAATTTCACGTGCAGCTCGCGCGGCTCATAGAGCCGATCAATCCCAAGAAGGCTCTTTCGATCTATCAACAACTCATCCAAGAGAATCTGGATGGTCCAACGATCATCGACGGCGAACAGTGGGAACATGCACGCGATCGAATTGCTCATCTCCTCGAGAAACACGGTCCGGAACTTCGAACCGATTACGAAGATACCGCCCGTCGTGCGTTGAATTCGGCCATCAGCAGTCGTCGGCAAACCCATCTGGAACGACTGACGGTTCAATTCCCGGTCGCCGGTGTCGTGTCGAAAGCCATGTTGGAAGCCGCACGAGACGCCGCCGACAAAGACGACTTCAAAACCGCGTTTTCACTCTGGTCGGAAATTCGACACTCGTCGTTCTCCAGCGATATTCGACAAGCGGCGTTGGTCGATTCCGCGGAAGCATTGGCGACCAACGAATTTTGGTTCGCAGCGGCTCAGACTTGGCGAGAATTAGCGAAGGAATTTCCGTCCGCACGGATTGGACCAAACGCCCGCCCAGCATTGGAAGCCGTCCCGAGTTTGCTCGCCAAACCACCGTACCTGACTGAACTCGGCAGGAACAACACCACTCCCCTGCCCTGGCGACAATCCTGGAACCGCGACATTCCCCCAGAGGCGTTACTCATCGTTCCCGTCGGCATGGCACCGGGAAAGAGTTGGGAATCGGTCCTGCTGCAAACGGCCGAACTCACGTGCCTGTCCGCCACCGATGGTGAACCACGTTGGTCCCGCACATGGTCGCGTCCGATTCAGTGGGCCGCCTACGGACGACGGCATCTCTTGGTCGCCACCGATGCCAACCTCACCGCGTTCGAACTTGCCACCGGAGATTCCGTGTGGACGCTCAACACCACCTCACCCGAGGCGGAACAATCCGACGCCACCTTCCAGTTGGTTCCACCATATGTGCTCGTCATTTCCAGCCAAGAAATCGTGGCGATTGATTGGGAAAGTGGTCACAACGTGTGGCGACAGCACTTTCCCAGCAACTTAAGCCCGGTGATCTTCGCGGATGAAACTCACATCGGCCTGCAACAGACGCGCCCTCCGCGCACTCAATTCTTGAAAACCTCGACTGGTGAAATCATTTCCACGGTCGAGCAAGTCGACGATGCCGGCATTTGGCAATCCGCTCCGGTCCGGCTTGGGCCCCGTGAGTTCGCTGTCGTTGACGTCGACCACCACGTTTCGACATTCACATTCGATCGCCGCCAAACGGCCTGGCGGTACACCGGTCCGCTGTCACACGCTCGCACTTCTCCTCGACTGCAAACCGCTGGCGACGCATTGCTACTGTTCATTGATGGCGACACCGTCTGCCGACTCGATCCGGAAACCGGGGCCAACCGTTGGACTACCCCGCTGGGTTTCCCGCCGATCGATAACATCGACACTCGAACCGTCACCGACGAAAATCACCTTTGGATCGCCTCCCAACGCACTCTCCGCTGCCTGTCCTTAACCGATGGAAAAACACTCTGGAAATCGGCACCGGCTGGCGACCGCTCACTTGCGATCCAGCGGCACAATGAAACACTACTCTGGTTGACCGAATCCGCAACCCATCTGCTCGATGCCAAATCCGGTCAGATAAGACAAACCCTGCCAACTCCGCAAACCCGTTGGCTAACGACCCAACTTGGACGCGTACTGTCCCAGCAATCCGGGCGGATCATCGGTTGGACGGGTGGGTTTCATCCGTCTAATTTGGCAGCGACCGACGCCGATAATCCATAA
- a CDS encoding AAA family ATPase yields the protein MNDEQTPDVETPSDLEAVQKLGAAYERITRELGKVIVGQQQVVEELLISLLAGGHCLLVGVPGLAKTLMVRTVADTLSLSFNRIQFTPDLMPADITGTEVIQEDKAAGVREFRFIEGPVFANVLLADEINRTPPKTQAALLEAMQEHQVTTGGKRHQLPDPFFVLATQNPIEQEGTYPLPEAQLDRFMFEILVDYPTEDEEFEIVRQTTADTKPDVEKVLTYEDVTTLQHVVRRVPVADHIIRYAMQFARLTRREKGDVPDFVEQFVSWGAGPRASQYLVLGAKARAMLRGRTYVNTEDIQAVAKPVLRHRIITNFNAEAEGITADTIIEKLTTIIPTPADSPGAKSVGELPKVFGS from the coding sequence ATGAATGACGAACAAACTCCGGACGTGGAGACCCCGTCCGATCTGGAAGCCGTTCAGAAACTCGGAGCCGCCTACGAACGAATCACACGTGAACTTGGCAAGGTCATTGTCGGCCAACAGCAAGTCGTTGAGGAATTACTGATTTCGTTGCTCGCGGGTGGCCATTGTTTGCTCGTCGGTGTGCCGGGGTTGGCGAAGACGCTGATGGTTCGCACCGTCGCCGACACCCTCAGCCTCAGCTTCAACCGCATTCAGTTCACCCCCGACCTGATGCCCGCTGACATCACGGGAACCGAAGTGATTCAGGAAGACAAGGCCGCCGGTGTGCGGGAGTTTCGTTTCATCGAGGGGCCGGTGTTCGCGAATGTGTTGCTCGCTGATGAAATCAACCGAACGCCTCCCAAAACACAGGCGGCGTTGTTGGAAGCCATGCAGGAACACCAAGTGACCACCGGCGGCAAACGGCATCAGCTGCCGGACCCATTCTTTGTGCTGGCCACGCAAAACCCAATTGAGCAAGAAGGCACGTACCCCCTGCCCGAAGCCCAACTCGACCGCTTCATGTTCGAAATCCTCGTCGACTACCCAACCGAAGATGAGGAATTCGAAATCGTCCGCCAAACCACCGCCGACACCAAACCGGATGTCGAGAAAGTCCTTACCTATGAGGACGTCACAACCTTGCAGCACGTAGTCCGTCGCGTGCCCGTTGCGGACCACATCATCCGCTACGCCATGCAGTTCGCCCGTCTCACTCGCCGCGAGAAAGGTGACGTGCCGGACTTCGTCGAGCAGTTCGTCAGTTGGGGAGCCGGTCCGCGGGCCAGCCAATATCTCGTGCTCGGTGCCAAAGCGCGAGCCATGCTCCGAGGCCGCACCTATGTCAACACCGAAGACATCCAAGCCGTCGCGAAACCCGTTCTGCGACACCGGATCATCACCAACTTCAATGCCGAAGCCGAAGGCATCACCGCCGACACCATCATCGAAAAGCTCACCACGATCATCCCCACCCCCGCCGATTCCCCCGGTGCCAAATCCGTCGGCGAACTGCCTAAGGTCTTTGGCTCATGA
- a CDS encoding secondary thiamine-phosphate synthase enzyme YjbQ: MKSHTEYLTFNLPARMAFENITPTIAEIVKKSGVQEGMVLVNAMHITASVFINDDEPGLHEDYKKWLEGLAPFDASPQRYAHNRTGEDNADAHMKRQIMGREVVVAITDGKLDFGPWEQIFYGEFDGRRPKRVLVKVIGE; the protein is encoded by the coding sequence ATGAAATCCCACACCGAATACCTGACCTTCAATCTCCCGGCTCGAATGGCATTCGAGAACATCACGCCAACAATCGCTGAGATCGTCAAGAAAAGCGGCGTGCAAGAAGGCATGGTCCTGGTGAATGCGATGCACATTACTGCGTCTGTTTTTATCAACGATGACGAACCGGGGCTCCACGAGGATTACAAAAAGTGGCTGGAGGGTCTCGCACCATTCGACGCCTCTCCCCAGCGATACGCCCACAATCGAACCGGAGAAGACAACGCCGATGCCCACATGAAGAGACAGATTATGGGCCGGGAAGTCGTCGTAGCGATCACAGATGGCAAACTGGACTTCGGCCCTTGGGAGCAAATCTTCTACGGCGAGTTCGACGGACGCAGGCCCAAGCGAGTTCTAGTCAAAGTGATTGGGGAGTGA